The genomic DNA cagggaggcagtggggagccagggcagagcccgAGGCTGGTTGGCAGCgctgcaggaggagcacagggcagctgcCAAGGGCTTGGGGGCTGGCTTGCAAGGGCTTGTTGAAGGCACATATTCCTTGTCAGAGCTCAGGCTCAGACCTTGGATCCCATTTCCtaggaaaaatgcagtgaaaaggggcttcttttcttatttttcttttactggtTGCTGGAGGTTTGGGGATGGGGGCACATGGGGGTGCTGGGGAAATGCTCAGGGGGGTAGAAAATGTTTGGCTGGACGTTTGTGCCAAGGCACCTTGAGCTGCAGTTTATTGAGTCCAAGGCCACCTAATCTTGCATTTTAATAGTCTTAGGCGAGGTTCTCCTGCTGTGGGACCAGGGAGCTTTAATGAACAGGTTGTTTTTACAGTACAAGGTTAAAAGAGGTGGGTCCCTCGAGGAGTCTTTGTCCCAGGACACGGGTCACCCTCCGAAGGGAGGGCAGACTGCAGTGGGACCTGCTGTGCAAAATGATAACAGAAGAGTCTCTTAAAtaactggaagaaaacacaatcATGGACGATCCCTCCCTTTCCAGGCAGGGTTAAGGAGCTGGGGAGTGTTTTGCCAGCTGATCCCACGGACCACCGGGTTTCACTCCTCTCTAACCAGCTCCCCCAACGATGCTTTCCAGCTTTTAACGAGATCGGAGGTTACCCCAACCTGGAAGAGGCCTATTTAAAGGCCGTGCCATCCAAGATTGTTCCCAACACTACCTGCCACCTGCCCAGGGCAGATGCCATGCACCTCTTCCGAGACCCGGTCTCTGGAGATCTGCCCTGGACTGGGATGACTTTTGGGCTGTCCATCATGGCCACGTGGTACTGGTGCACCGACCAGGTAAATGTAAACAAGAACCCCCTGCCCCAAGGAACGCGGCGGCGCCTGGGCTCCACCAGCTCTGCAAGGCCACTGTCACCAGCACCTACTGGTCCTTCTGGCCACTAGTCTCAGGGGGCTGCTTTTTGGAGTCCACAGAAGCACCCTGGGCCCCCACGACCCTGTTCTTGAGGTGCTTGGACTGGGACAGTTTGGAGAGCGGGATGCCCAGCGGTGTCCTCATCTCCTCGGCTGGCTTCTGGCTCTCGGGCAGGGAGGTGAAGCGTTTGCCTGATGCTCTGGGGTTGTTTGGGGGCAGGTGGCCCGGTGCCGTGGGCTTGCTGGGGCTGAAGGCTTTGCTCTGCCAGTAGGGCTGGCTGCCTGCAATGGTCTTTTTGGGTTCTGCTCCATCCCCTCGGTACTTGGTGGCCCCGAGGGGTTTCTCGTGCGTTGGGGAGCAGGAGACCTCCTtgccctgctctctgcccaCGGGGGTCCTGGGCCGGTAGCGGTAGATGTGCGTCCCCTGTTtgggaaagagcagagagaggagtgagCTCTGGGTTTTATAGGATGCTGCTCCCTGTAAGGGCACCTCTTCACCAGGGCATGGTCCTCAGGGACAAATCCCTCTGTCCTTTGGTCCCTTGCCCAGATTCAGTGGCAGCTCAAAACTGCCTCAAGTCTTAACCATGGCTGCTCCTCTGATTTCTGACTCTGGTACCAAACACTCCCAGCACTCAGCAGCCGCTTCCCAAGCAGCCCTGGCAGTCTGAGGGCTGTCCTGAGCCAAGTCCCTCCTGCCAGGAAATCCAGGACAAGGCATCTCAACAccttctctccagcagcagcctaAACACGCACTTTAATCATCCAAGCCCTCATGTCAGGCCCAAAGAGCACTCAGTCACCCAGACCCAACCTGTGGGATGAGGTGACTGCCAGGATCAGATGAAAGGatggagggctgggagaggaggtggGATCAGGAGACAACAGTGAGCTGCAACACCACTGCGGGGGTGGCTCTCATTAGCTGGGTTGAGACACATGTTTGGGTCAGGTCTGAGCACCATTAATCTTAATTCTGGCCTGGGTAAGGCTGTAACACACGGCTGTGGTCACCAGATGTTTATCTCCTCTTTGGGTGTGCCTGCGCCGTGATCTGGAGGCGCGATTGCACCTGTGCAGAGGTACCAGGGGAGGTGGGATCTGGTGAGCCAAGGTGCTGatggcaggaggagctggggccaggaggctgcagagcaggctgtgccaacctgccctgcctctgccatgaccctcactgtgctgctgctggcatcaGCTCGGTGTTCAGGCAGTCCCAATATCCCAAAGACCTCCCtggccctggagctgccaccTCCTGCTTTGACCAGGAGGGTTGTGTTAAAGCAGTTTAGCTTAGGTAGCCCAAGATTGATTTAATGAGCTGTTTAAAATCAGTGTTAAGGTCTGAGATGGCTTCAGGTGAGAAGGATTAAGGATGATTTAGCTTTTCTCCCTCTGAGCTCATCATGTGCCTGAGCTGGGTGGTGGCTCCTGTGGCTCCTGACATGCTCTGGCTCCTGGGAAGAAGTTCAGCCATGGCTTTCCCGAGTATCCCACCCCAGGAACTGGCACCctgtccttcctgcctgcctgcagaaTGAGCCAGTGCTTGCTCTGGAGTGCCTAAATCCTGCTGAGTGCTGAGCACTTCTCTGGAAGCCTTTGGAGAGACTCTGAGCTCTTTTAAATCAGCAATTCCTATGGATGTTTCCTATTTAAGAGGGATTGCCTCAAAACCCAAGGGGTGGCTGTGTTGTGGATGGACACAGCTTGGCCAGAGCTTTGAGGTGTGATGGTttgagaggagctgtgggaggaggaggctggacTTGGTTTCCATGTCATTGTGGGCACTCTTTGGGGAGGAGATTGGATAGAAGGGGCAAGAGGGGGGAGGGTGGTGGTGGGGAATGGTTGCTGCTGTGGTTGCACTGGGCTTTTTTGGTGCTACGGTGTAACCCCAACCTGTTACTGGTCTGGAGAGGAACCCTGCTGTGGGTTGGGTGCATGTCTACACTGCATTTGGGCCTGATGCCCAGTGGCTCCAGCGTTTGGGATGCAGTTTGGCAAGGAAGAGGCTGATGTGGAATAGATGTTGGTGCTGCTCAGccctcctgcctggctctcCACAGGTCATCGTCCAGCGGTCACTCTCTGCTAAAAACCTGAGCCACGCCAAGGCCGGCTCCATCCTGGCCAGCTACCTGAAGATGCTGCCCCTGTTTCTCATCATCATGCCAGGGATGATCAGCAGGGTCCTGTACCCAGGTAAGGGCCCCCCATGTGGCCGTGGAACTGGTGGGGGTGGGGATTTTTGCTGTCACTGAGGGGTGAATGGGAGGGGGCTTGTCTGGAAACCTCTGCTCTGTACAGGAGCAGGGGCTCTGCAGGTGGGAGAGGGACAGGCGAGGACCCAGGTGTCCCTGGCACTCTCCTTGAGCCTGCTGTGCATCCAGGTGTGAATGGGGTTGTGTATTTAGGGAAGGTGAATTCCAGAGAGAAACTGAGAGAGAAATCGGTTTCCATGACATGGAAAACACGATGTTTGCCCTGAGTGAGCCTCCACCTGTGTTTTGGGCCACACTGGACAATGGGCCAGGACATAAGAAATACGGACCCTGAAAAAAAACATTTGGGGGAATTGATGGCGATTCCCATCAGATTTGAGTTTTCGAGAGTTAATCAAGGGTTACTTCAATTTATTACTTTTACACATGGGAGAAACTCTTCCCTGCACCTCTCCACCGAATGCTGGCTTTCCTAACCCTGATGCTGTGCTAATTATCTGCCTCTCATCAAAGGGCCAGAACAAGTTACTGCAGGAACACCAGCGTACCCAGCCATCCCCAGCAAGGTGGCACCTGGGACCTGGGTCACAAAGCATCAAAGAGCTCGGTGCTCCTTGCCCTGCAGGGCTCGGGGGTATTTGATGTGCGAGGATTAAAGCTCTAAGCTCCCTGTcactggctgggaagggagaagcAAGTGGACTCTGGGATAGTAAATTTAATTCCCTGTAAATACAGATTAGATGCTCAGCCAGGGTAACCCCAGGCAGTTTCAGTGATTTCAGCTGCTGGTTTAGCCCTGGGGGTTTGAATGCCCCAAAAACAGCAGGCGGGGAGCCTTGAGAAACCAAAATGCTTGGCAGAGGTGCAAGAGGTTGCAGAGCTTGGGTGGAAACAGGGGGATCACAGTGTGATCACCCCTGCCTGGGTGGGATGATGCTCCGGTGGGGATGCTGCTGTGACCTtgtgctcccagcactgggattCTGGCATGCTTCCCATGGAATTGCAGCAGGGTGCTGGCCCTGCGTGGTGACAAGGTCTGGCGTCACTCGTGGATCAGCCACAAAGCTGCTGACTGTGGCACTCGCCCACAGATGTTGCTGTCCCTGTTTCTCCGCTGTCTTGCTCTGCCTAATTATGTGTCCGAGCGCTTTCCCTTTGATGCTAATCACCCTGGCAAGGCGCTGGAAAACAAGCCTGAGAAGGACACGCCTGCATGCACAGTCTGTCCCTGGCTGGACCTGATGCCACTGCGGATGGAGCTCAGCGAGTCCCAGCACATCTGTacagctgtgcctggagctgctgggctctgtccccagcccagtgctgtggGGTGATCTTTAATCACCAAACTCCTCCCCATTGCTGGACACCAAGAGCTGTGGTGTGGCCACCACCTCTTTGGTCACCTCTTGGGTGACCAGGGCCACGTGCAGGGTGTTATTCTCCTACATGAGAAGTCTGATCTCAGCATCTAGGACAACACCAAAGGTCGGGATGACACTGCGCCTCGGCTGAGCTGACTGGGTCACTTCCAGGTTTGCAGCCCTTGTAGGGTGGAGAAACATAAGGTTATAGCAAAAAGTCCTAcctgggcagcactgctggggtaGGAGCTGTTGCCATCCAGGATGTTGTGGGGCAGCACATGCCTGATCTCCACGGCGTTGCTCCTTCTCTTTGTCATGTCCTCCAAGCGCATGTGCTTCAGGGACgggaggctgcccagggggcTGAGGAAGGTGCCCCGGCTGATGTGAGGGTCACTGAGCTTCCTCTGCATGGGAAGGATCTCCCCGTTGTGGGTGACGTCCGAGTTGGTTCTCCGGAGGGGCCCGTAACGATCCCTCACCTCGAAGTACTCGTCTGAGATGGAGGAGGCATTGGAGCGGCGATAGCTGtggtcagcagagctgctggagtaGCTCTCCTGGTCACTGAGGGTGATgtactcctcctcctcctcttcctcctcttctcccagccCGTTGTGGGCACAGGGAGGCCCTTTGTCCTCTTGTGGTGCTGCCACTGGCCGGTCTGGCTGGACGTGGCAGGTCTCCATTGAGGCTCGGTTGGGTTTCTCCTCCCGCGCCTGCTTCACACCCGTTTGGTCGGCCAGCGGTGGTTGTGTGTCAccctccagggcagtgctgctgtcacaggtTGTAACGACTTTGGTCATGAGGACACCAACAGGGACGGTCCTTGGCTTTGGAACTGGAGGCTTGACATCCTCCAAGGACTCCTCCTGTGGCTTCAAGTGGTGGCCCAACGGTGAAGTGGCAAATGTCCCTGCTTGCCTCGTTGTCCAGCTGATGCTTTCGATGGGGCTGGTagtgggggctgcaggagcttcTATGGGGGGCTGTGGGATCTGTCTGTGGCTGGGGGACAGCAGAGGTGGCTCATGGTCTGAGTTCTTCCTGGCCTCCATCTCCCTGTTCTTCAGCATCTGCCGGTGCTGGGCGCTGGCCTGGGAGACGTCGCAGACTTTGATGCGGTTCATCTGCGAGAGCTTCACGTTCTTGACCTTGGGGTCAATGATATTGATGTAGCCCAAGACTTCGCTCCCAGGCTCGGGGTCAGGCTCCACCCAGGTGGGCAGGTAGTCAAACATGTTGGCTTTCTCCAGGTTCAGGAGGCCGGGGTGGATGAGCAGGGAGAGGTCTGCCATGTCACCGTGCCGGTCACCCCCCTGGCCCTCGGGAAGTGCTTTGCCTTTGTTGTCTGTCTTCTGGGTCTTGTCCTGGTTCTCGGACGAGGTCTTGCTGATCTGGTCAGCGCTCTTGGCCTTCACCAGGGCATATTTGGGGTTTATCAGCTTCTTCACCACGGCGTTGGCGGGGGTCACTGGCACCACGGAGGGCAGCGTTACAGGCTCGGGTTCGGGCTCTTCGCCCATGGAGATGGACTTGAGGCTCACCCCCTTGGACATGAGGTAGAGCTCCTGGAACTGCTTGTCAAATGCCTCCACCACCTGGCCCGAGAGGACTGTGATGACATTTCGGTCTGTCCTTGCCGCGGACCAGGTGaagctgaaacagaaacacattGGAGACTCTCTGAGCACTTGCTGGTAAATAAcacctctccccagccctggctttCCCCAGGGGACTGATGGTGCCAGTAGGGACGTGATCTCACTGTaaacattaataataataataatgggaTTGACGAAATAGCTTCCATCCCAAATTAGAGTGAAGGGTTGAAGTGTTGAGCACAGTGGGACTTGAAGTAAAAATATAAGGCATTTGCAGTGGGCCAGTTTTTTACTTTGGTGTTGATCTGTTTGggttagttaaaaaaaaatgactcTTAAATGGATTTATTATTTGTTATGGCCAGAAATGAGGAAATGTTTCAGCTCCATGTTTATAAAACCTGTCTTTTAGACCTGAAACCTGACCAGGGCTGGTCTATTTTTTACCAAAGTAAGTTTTCCTttgaacaaactgaaaaatactttgtgtaGGAAATTGACTGGAAAAGCTGAGGTTGGTGTGAGAGTTGGGACTGGCTGCAGTTGGTGCTTTGGTCCTTCCTTGTGTTCATCAGCACAGAAACGCTTGGTGTGTCCCACCACCTCAGAGATGGACGAGTGTCCTAGGCCTGGCGGTGTAGGGAGTAGTGGGAACCCCTTGGGGCCCACTCCAAATCTGCTTGGAAAATCATCTCCCAGTTTAGGAGGAGGAGAGCAAGTCTGGCATGGGGTCCTGGGGTCTTGGACCACGTGGGTTCATGTCGATCTTTTGACCAACACCTCCAGGGGATGGGCAAGAGGAGATGTCACTGATTTACCTGTAGGATCCACACATGGCTCGATCCCCATCCACGAACATGAACTTCTGGGCCAAAACCCCTTTGAACTTGGTGGCTGAGCGGGTGAAAAACTCCGTCCCTCCAGTGCTGCGGACACGCAGGTTCtgcaaaggaaaggcagaggtgTGAGCAGGAGCCAAGGGCTGGTGTGAGAGCATCATCCACCCCTCCTAGAAAGCCCCTCTGGGGCTGCTCCACAGCCCCTCTGAGGAGTGGGAACGCTCTTCATGGCCGGCTCAGAGGAGGCCAAGGCCACGCAGTGAACCATGGACTCAGCTTGGAGAGTTTCCTGCTTTGCCTGTGTGCCAGGCTGTGTTTGCCATCTCTTGAACTCGGTGCCCCTGTGTCCGTGGGCGAGTGCTGTGTGATGGTGCTGCCAAGcgctccccagctcctgcaatCCATGCAAACGCCACCATGGGAGAGGAGGTTCCACAACTGCTTCCAGTGGGAGATCTACAGGGGCTTTTAGGGGCAGGTGGTGACCCCAGGACAGCCCACGTGgacctgctggcagcaggttTGTCCTCCACCACACTCCCCCTTTGCTGTGCTCCTAAATTTGGGCATATAGTCCTGCTTTTAGGGGCTGGTGGGAAATCAGGCAGTGGAGCAACATCTTGTCACCCTGGGGAAATGAAACCCGGTGATGTGGGAGCAGGTCCCTGGAATGGATTTGGATCTCCTCCTCAGGGAACTCGGGGATGgtggggcagccctggctctgagaaaatgtttggtgttttttttatCTCCAGTCTGGCTCCTGTCTCTGGACACAttccacagcagagcagataGCATCTTCTACGGCAACTGGGCTCCTTTTGGGTggggagaaaatattttcttaagaaagCTCCTGCAttcctcctgttcctgctgggatATTGGTAATGCTGTTGCTAAAGGCTCTGTGTCATCACTGGGTCATGCCCTCCTtggctgtttttctgtgtgtttcattttttgaagaaaagcatcaaaaatatttgtcttcccctcctccagccttCCTCATCTGCTTTCCTGGGCTCTCTCCCTGTGACCATGACTGGGCACAGCTCTAAGCCCAGGTGCACCTCTGGTCGCTGCTCCCCCACACCTGGCAGGAGGATTCAGTGCAGATGATGTGAAAGCAACAGCTTTCCTGACTCTGTTTCCAGAGAAGTTTCATACACTGAACAGAGAaattttggagggttttttggtgtatttgaattttttcatagcattttcctttttgcctgCTATGGCTGGGGGGAAACTGCTGCTGAGCACCCTAATTTCTGTCAGTGTGCTGCACTGagggggctgggagctggctggcaaGGAGGCTGGGATGGCAattcccatccctgtcccttgTTATCTCTACCCAtggggctgctgggagagcagctgacACCTGAGGCTTCACCCTCTGCCCATCACCAGCCTGGGCATCGATCTCCCACTCAGAGACAACCCTTTGCCCAAATTCTCTGAGCAGCCGTGGGTTTTTCTCAGGGACCCAGTGCCGGTCCCTTTTCCTCCTGGCTCCTGGTGTATCACTGCTGTTAAGTAAACCCTGCTTCTTTAATCCCTGCCGAGGCAGCGGGATGGCTGAGGAGCCGGGGTGGGTGAATCACTCCCCAGGCAGCCCTTGCTCAACGCAGCGCCCGCCTTGCCCGAGCTGGTTGCTAATTGCCAGCAAAGGCACCGAGATAACGAGGGACGTTTCG from Corvus cornix cornix isolate S_Up_H32 chromosome 14, ASM73873v5, whole genome shotgun sequence includes the following:
- the FAM83G gene encoding protein FAM83G, whose protein sequence is MAFSQVQCLDDSHVNWRSSESKPEFFYSEEQRLALEALASRGPDAFYEVLKRENIRDFLSELELKKILDTLETYDPGSEYIPRHGSSGGDSEGDRNSQGDEQDVAPSLEYWPQKSDRSIPHLDLGWPETIAYRGVTRATVYMQPPIEGQAHIKEVVRKMICQAQKVIAVVMDMFTDVDIFKDLLDAGFKRKVGVYIILDETNVKHFLQMCERAHMHAGHLKNLRVRSTGGTEFFTRSATKFKGVLAQKFMFVDGDRAMCGSYSFTWSAARTDRNVITVLSGQVVEAFDKQFQELYLMSKGVSLKSISMGEEPEPEPVTLPSVVPVTPANAVVKKLINPKYALVKAKSADQISKTSSENQDKTQKTDNKGKALPEGQGGDRHGDMADLSLLIHPGLLNLEKANMFDYLPTWVEPDPEPGSEVLGYINIIDPKVKNVKLSQMNRIKVCDVSQASAQHRQMLKNREMEARKNSDHEPPLLSPSHRQIPQPPIEAPAAPTTSPIESISWTTRQAGTFATSPLGHHLKPQEESLEDVKPPVPKPRTVPVGVLMTKVVTTCDSSTALEGDTQPPLADQTGVKQAREEKPNRASMETCHVQPDRPVAAPQEDKGPPCAHNGLGEEEEEEEEEYITLSDQESYSSSSADHSYRRSNASSISDEYFEVRDRYGPLRRTNSDVTHNGEILPMQRKLSDPHISRGTFLSPLGSLPSLKHMRLEDMTKRRSNAVEIRHVLPHNILDGNSSYPSSAAQGTHIYRYRPRTPVGREQGKEVSCSPTHEKPLGATKYRGDGAEPKKTIAGSQPYWQSKAFSPSKPTAPGHLPPNNPRASGKRFTSLPESQKPAEEMRTPLGIPLSKLSQSKHLKNRVVGAQGASVDSKKQPPETSGQKDQ